The Halobacterium sp. CBA1132 genome has a segment encoding these proteins:
- the pstC gene encoding phosphate ABC transporter permease subunit PstC, whose translation MSGDSLADDLTRRTQNAPPELLSRTFFFVCAALSIATTIGLIVLLTTEAAKFFTFSASLVGVEGQTATVVEFLTGTEWQPTSGKFGVLALVTATLMVMIGSSLIALPLGVGTAIYLSEYASPRVRSILKPGLEILAGIPTVVYGFFAIIYITPMLQPFVPGLGTFNMLSACIVVGIMIIPMVASISEDAMSAVPEELRQAGYGMGATKFEVSTGIVVPSALSGIFSSFILALSRAIGETMAVTIAAGSTAQFLNPINPAAYAERALPMTAAMIKLIGGDVTGGGIAYRSVFAIGITLFVITLAMNVISDYVAQRYREEY comes from the coding sequence ATGAGCGGCGACAGCCTGGCGGACGACCTCACTCGTCGGACCCAGAACGCGCCACCGGAGTTGCTCTCGCGGACGTTCTTCTTCGTGTGTGCCGCGCTCTCGATAGCCACGACTATCGGCCTCATCGTCTTGTTGACGACGGAGGCGGCGAAGTTCTTCACGTTCTCGGCGTCGCTGGTCGGCGTGGAGGGGCAGACGGCGACTGTCGTCGAGTTCCTCACAGGTACCGAGTGGCAACCAACTAGCGGGAAGTTCGGCGTGCTCGCGCTCGTCACGGCGACGCTGATGGTGATGATCGGGTCGTCACTCATCGCGTTGCCGCTCGGCGTCGGCACCGCAATCTACCTCAGCGAGTACGCCAGTCCGCGCGTGCGGTCAATACTCAAACCCGGGCTGGAGATTCTGGCGGGCATCCCGACGGTCGTCTACGGCTTCTTCGCCATCATCTACATCACGCCGATGCTCCAGCCGTTCGTCCCCGGACTCGGGACGTTCAACATGCTGTCGGCGTGTATCGTCGTCGGCATCATGATCATCCCGATGGTCGCGTCCATCAGCGAGGACGCGATGTCCGCCGTTCCCGAGGAACTCCGGCAGGCCGGCTACGGGATGGGCGCCACGAAGTTCGAAGTCTCGACCGGCATCGTCGTGCCGTCTGCGCTCTCGGGCATCTTCTCGTCGTTCATCCTCGCGCTCTCGCGGGCCATCGGCGAGACGATGGCGGTCACCATCGCGGCCGGGTCGACCGCGCAGTTCCTCAACCCTATCAATCCCGCCGCGTACGCCGAGCGCGCGCTCCCGATGACCGCGGCGATGATCAAACTCATCGGCGGGGACGTCACGGGCGGCGGCATCGCCTACCGGAGCGTGTTCGCCATCGGCATCACGCTGTTCGTCATCACGCTCGCCATGAACGTTATCAGCGACTACGTCGCACAGCGATACCGGGAGGAGTACTGA
- a CDS encoding PstS family phosphate ABC transporter substrate-binding protein, with amino-acid sequence MTRNESAVSTRRKFLTGVGAVGAAALAGCQSTSDNGGSGGLSGTIDIAGSSTVFPLATTMSEAFRGDDVGEPHKQVNFNLQSTGTGGGFANHFCPGNTDFNNASRQIRDQELQQCGDNDIEPVELTVATDALTVIVNNDLDIDSITVEELATIWSAEEQPEQWSDVNSDWPDEPLELYGPSDASGTYDYFIESILHSGDEKLSHRQDYSGTEQDRTIIQGVEGSQYAMGYMGFAYYSTNKDQVKALAVDNGDGEPVKPSLETARSGEYQPLSRPLFTYPAKSSLAEEHIAEFTRFWIENATSESLVADRVGYVPLSEEAKQEQLEVLETAIEEAQS; translated from the coding sequence ATGACTCGCAACGAGTCGGCTGTCAGTACGCGACGCAAATTTTTGACCGGTGTCGGTGCCGTCGGCGCCGCGGCACTGGCCGGTTGTCAGAGCACCAGCGACAACGGTGGGTCGGGTGGACTCTCAGGCACCATCGACATCGCGGGGAGTTCGACCGTCTTCCCGCTCGCCACCACGATGTCGGAGGCCTTCCGCGGTGACGACGTCGGAGAGCCCCACAAGCAGGTCAACTTCAACCTGCAGTCGACCGGGACCGGTGGCGGCTTCGCGAACCACTTCTGTCCGGGCAACACCGACTTCAACAACGCCTCCCGACAGATTCGCGACCAGGAACTCCAGCAGTGCGGCGACAACGACATCGAACCCGTCGAGCTGACCGTTGCGACCGACGCGCTCACGGTCATCGTCAACAACGACCTCGACATCGACAGCATCACCGTCGAGGAACTGGCGACCATCTGGTCCGCCGAAGAGCAGCCCGAACAGTGGAGCGACGTCAACTCCGACTGGCCGGACGAACCCCTCGAACTGTACGGGCCCTCGGACGCCTCCGGCACCTACGACTACTTCATCGAATCTATCCTCCACAGCGGCGACGAGAAGCTCAGCCACCGGCAGGACTACTCCGGAACCGAGCAGGACCGGACCATCATTCAGGGCGTCGAGGGCTCCCAGTACGCGATGGGGTACATGGGCTTCGCGTACTACTCCACGAACAAGGATCAGGTGAAGGCCCTCGCCGTCGACAACGGCGACGGTGAACCCGTCAAACCCAGCCTCGAAACCGCGCGCAGCGGCGAGTACCAGCCGCTCTCCCGGCCGCTGTTCACGTACCCCGCGAAGTCCTCGCTGGCTGAAGAACACATCGCGGAGTTCACGCGCTTCTGGATCGAGAACGCTACCAGCGAGTCGCTCGTCGCCGACCGCGTCGGCTACGTGCCGCTCAGCGAGGAAGCCAAGCAAGAACAGCTCGAAGTCCTCGAGACGGCCATCGAGGAAGCGCAGAGTTAA
- a CDS encoding glucose 1-dehydrogenase yields MDAIAVTRDDRTPRVVDLPRPDPDPGEALVRTLRVGVDGTDHEVIAGSHGGFPEGDDHLVLGHEAVGVVEDPNGTDLDAGDVVVPTVRRRPNGTNDYFERGEPDMAPGGQYHERGIEGAHGFMAEYFTSPAEFLVEIPDTLAERGFLVEPVSISEKGFEHAFAARSAFDWRPESALVLGNGSLGLLTLAMLDADERFERTYCLGRRDRPDPTIDIVESLGATYVDSRETPVPDIPAAHEPMDFVYEATGYPKHAFETVDALAPNGVGALLGVPEDWDFEVAGGRLHREFVLQNKALVGSVNSGVRHFEAAVDTLQALPEWFFDDLVTGVYDLDEFDRAFVDDETTIKTAVQFDSR; encoded by the coding sequence ATGGACGCAATCGCCGTCACCCGCGACGACCGGACGCCGCGCGTCGTCGACCTGCCGCGACCCGACCCAGACCCCGGCGAAGCGCTCGTGCGCACGCTCCGCGTCGGCGTCGACGGCACCGACCACGAAGTCATCGCGGGTAGCCACGGCGGCTTCCCCGAGGGCGACGACCACCTCGTGCTCGGTCACGAGGCCGTCGGCGTCGTCGAGGACCCGAACGGCACCGACCTCGACGCCGGCGATGTCGTCGTGCCGACGGTCCGCCGCCGGCCGAACGGCACCAACGACTACTTCGAGCGCGGCGAGCCCGACATGGCGCCCGGCGGCCAGTACCACGAGCGCGGCATCGAGGGCGCGCACGGCTTCATGGCCGAGTACTTCACCAGCCCCGCCGAGTTCCTCGTGGAGATTCCCGACACGCTCGCCGAGCGCGGCTTCCTCGTCGAACCCGTCAGCATCTCCGAGAAGGGCTTCGAGCACGCGTTCGCCGCGCGCTCGGCGTTCGACTGGCGGCCCGAGAGCGCGCTCGTGCTCGGGAACGGCTCGCTGGGCCTGCTCACGCTCGCGATGCTGGACGCCGACGAGCGCTTCGAGCGCACGTACTGCCTCGGGCGCCGCGACCGCCCCGACCCAACAATCGACATCGTCGAATCACTGGGCGCCACCTACGTCGACTCCCGGGAGACCCCGGTGCCCGACATTCCGGCCGCCCACGAACCGATGGACTTCGTCTACGAAGCCACCGGCTACCCGAAACACGCCTTCGAGACGGTCGACGCGCTCGCGCCCAACGGCGTCGGCGCGCTGCTCGGTGTCCCCGAGGACTGGGACTTCGAAGTCGCGGGCGGCCGCCTCCACCGCGAGTTCGTCCTCCAGAACAAGGCCCTCGTCGGCAGCGTCAACTCCGGCGTCCGGCACTTCGAAGCCGCCGTCGACACCCTCCAAGCGCTCCCCGAGTGGTTCTTCGACGACCTCGTCACCGGCGTCTACGACCTCGACGAGTTCGACCGAGCGTTCGTCGACGACGAAACGACCATCAAGACGGCGGTTCAATTCGACAGTAGATGA
- the pstB gene encoding phosphate ABC transporter ATP-binding protein PstB — protein MSDNTPETDEPARGETADPTNDDMLVETDVASATSESTSGATPDPIIRSRDLDVFYGEERALDGIDIDIPENRVTAIIGPSGCGKSTFLRCINRMNDRIDACRVTGELALRGKNVYDADVDPVALRRRVGMVFQEPNPFPKSIYDNVAYGLEIQDVEGDHDEIVEQSLRRAALWDEVSHQLDSSGLELSGGQQQRLCIARAIAPDPEVLLMDEPASALDPVATSQVEDLIEELAEDYTVVIVTHNMQQAARISDKTAVFLTGGELVEFGDTNQIFENPEHDRVEDYITGKFG, from the coding sequence ATGAGTGACAACACACCAGAGACCGACGAACCGGCCCGCGGGGAGACCGCCGACCCGACGAACGACGACATGCTCGTTGAGACCGACGTCGCAAGCGCGACGTCCGAGTCCACGTCCGGCGCGACCCCCGACCCCATTATCCGGTCGCGTGACCTCGACGTGTTCTACGGCGAGGAACGCGCCCTCGACGGCATCGACATCGACATCCCGGAGAACCGCGTCACCGCCATCATCGGTCCCTCCGGCTGCGGGAAGTCGACGTTCCTGCGATGCATCAACCGCATGAACGACCGCATCGACGCCTGCCGCGTGACCGGCGAACTCGCCCTGCGCGGGAAGAACGTCTACGACGCCGACGTCGACCCGGTGGCGCTGCGGCGCCGCGTCGGGATGGTGTTCCAGGAACCGAACCCGTTCCCAAAGAGCATCTACGACAACGTCGCCTACGGCCTCGAAATTCAGGACGTCGAGGGCGACCACGACGAAATCGTCGAGCAGTCCCTGCGGCGCGCGGCGCTGTGGGACGAGGTCAGTCACCAACTCGACAGCTCCGGGCTGGAGCTGTCGGGCGGCCAGCAACAGCGGCTCTGCATCGCGCGCGCCATCGCGCCCGACCCCGAAGTCCTGCTGATGGACGAGCCGGCGTCGGCGCTGGACCCGGTGGCGACCAGTCAGGTCGAGGACCTCATCGAGGAACTCGCCGAGGACTACACCGTCGTCATCGTCACGCACAACATGCAGCAGGCCGCCCGCATCTCCGACAAGACGGCCGTGTTCCTCACGGGCGGGGAACTCGTGGAGTTCGGCGACACCAACCAGATCTTCGAGAACCCGGAGCACGACCGGGTCGAAGATTACATTACGGGCAAGTTCGGGTAA
- the pstA gene encoding phosphate ABC transporter permease PstA, with amino-acid sequence MAMNTESGGFGRVSRTAGTLFRYLLLAATLFGLVFVTILLVYVANDAIQPLTADPGWHLTFLLTLVIPTLAAGAYANRRGIEALRTGVFTIGFVVVALMFSGGVAMIFVDIVEPLAWLAFLLALAVPTAVTMVVLRYDHRVPFVAQFLVTVAAFYLSLFGVPGPLGSLAGVPAIVPGIFGFVAGLPFAPAPWLMMAGTFGPAVAYVGSRYVAGDRDRRAHVLVAAAVLAVVLAGGALGPFVGVDPVPGVVVAAVGLAPPLVYAAGTAVNRPVERIGLLVPGTVIVGSLVGAVAVDIVGFAGPQSWVDWQFLTGSHSSTAAEAGFYPAIGGSILLMMTIAVLAFPVGIGAAVYLEEYAPNNRFTRVIDVNISNLAGVPSVVYGLLGLGLFVTYLDQPPGTVLLGGATLGLLILPIVIISAREAIRAVPEETRAASYGMGATKWQTVKNVVLPRSFSGILTGTILALGRAIGETAPLIMIGAPNVKYTLPAGLSEAASAMPLQVYAWSSLYAGEEFYQKAVPAGVVVLVAILLAMNSIAIVLRNKYQSTE; translated from the coding sequence ATGGCAATGAACACCGAATCAGGCGGGTTCGGGCGCGTCAGCCGGACGGCGGGCACGCTGTTCCGCTACCTGCTGTTGGCGGCGACGCTGTTCGGTCTCGTCTTCGTCACGATACTGCTGGTCTACGTCGCCAACGACGCCATCCAGCCGCTGACCGCGGACCCCGGCTGGCATCTGACGTTCCTGCTCACGCTCGTGATACCGACGCTGGCGGCCGGCGCGTACGCCAACCGGCGCGGCATCGAAGCGCTCCGAACGGGCGTGTTCACCATCGGCTTCGTCGTCGTCGCGCTGATGTTCAGCGGCGGTGTCGCCATGATATTCGTCGACATCGTCGAGCCGTTGGCGTGGCTGGCGTTCCTGCTCGCGCTCGCCGTCCCCACTGCGGTCACGATGGTCGTCCTCAGATACGACCACCGCGTCCCGTTCGTCGCGCAGTTCCTCGTGACCGTCGCAGCGTTCTACCTCTCGCTGTTCGGTGTGCCCGGCCCGCTGGGTTCGCTCGCGGGCGTCCCCGCTATCGTGCCGGGCATCTTCGGATTCGTTGCGGGCCTGCCGTTCGCGCCGGCGCCGTGGCTGATGATGGCCGGGACGTTCGGCCCCGCTGTGGCGTACGTCGGAAGCCGGTACGTCGCCGGTGACCGTGACCGGCGCGCGCACGTGCTCGTCGCCGCGGCCGTCCTCGCTGTCGTCCTCGCGGGCGGCGCGCTCGGGCCGTTCGTGGGCGTCGACCCCGTGCCGGGCGTCGTCGTCGCGGCTGTCGGCCTCGCGCCGCCGCTGGTCTACGCGGCCGGCACCGCCGTCAACCGCCCCGTCGAACGCATCGGGCTGCTCGTTCCGGGCACCGTCATTGTGGGCTCGCTCGTCGGCGCCGTCGCCGTCGACATCGTCGGGTTCGCCGGCCCGCAGTCGTGGGTCGACTGGCAGTTCCTCACGGGTTCGCACAGCAGCACGGCCGCCGAAGCCGGCTTCTACCCCGCCATCGGCGGGTCGATTCTGCTGATGATGACCATCGCCGTGCTCGCGTTCCCCGTGGGCATCGGCGCCGCCGTCTACCTCGAAGAGTACGCGCCGAACAACCGCTTCACGCGCGTCATCGACGTGAATATCTCGAACCTCGCGGGCGTGCCGTCGGTCGTCTACGGCCTGCTCGGCCTCGGCCTGTTCGTCACGTACCTCGACCAGCCCCCGGGAACCGTGTTGCTCGGCGGCGCGACGCTCGGTCTGCTCATCCTCCCCATCGTCATCATCTCCGCGCGGGAAGCCATCCGCGCGGTGCCCGAGGAGACCCGGGCGGCGTCGTACGGGATGGGCGCGACCAAGTGGCAGACCGTCAAGAACGTCGTGCTGCCGCGGTCGTTCTCCGGCATCCTCACGGGCACGATTCTCGCGCTCGGGCGCGCTATCGGCGAGACGGCGCCGCTCATCATGATCGGCGCGCCGAACGTCAAGTATACGCTGCCCGCCGGACTCTCGGAGGCAGCCAGCGCGATGCCGCTGCAGGTGTACGCGTGGTCGAGCCTCTACGCCGGCGAGGAGTTCTACCAGAAGGCGGTCCCGGCGGGCGTCGTGGTGCTCGTCGCCATCCTGCTGGCGATGAACTCCATCGCCATCGTCCTGCGGAACAAGTACCAGTCCACGGAGTAA
- a CDS encoding HAD hydrolase family protein: MERYDRLYALYDEFDAETIRAYQDLVDLFPPVDSRVALEYWESASDELSDRKDDVRTAFDDTYAALASRASREQAFAALDLHAKYERGVNVLVLDVDETLRSAGHTDNEIPRETLHLLTEFHEQGVPIVICTGQTLENVKGFLIQGLGNELVHSGNVSIVYEAGTGVFTPGHGPDTKQLLYEGLDDDVRGVFDDVRASVLSAAPEGIRQGCHLQGNEFNVTLKPNFETGSERARDLIDDALRYELELLAECVADATVEHVRAFYAERDPEIEGVLADADQRPENVTVPEDVRAVLERIDVAYYEADAAEIASRELNKVVGVQAAFDVLGADDPFALVMGDSKSDLRVMEWVAEEDAGIAAAPDHASKRVLEHVWDTDDLVFDEGAAEEVLRTAWALNRLAEQ, from the coding sequence ATGGAACGGTACGACCGACTGTACGCACTCTACGACGAGTTCGACGCGGAGACGATACGCGCCTACCAGGACCTCGTGGACCTGTTCCCGCCCGTCGACTCCCGCGTCGCCCTCGAATACTGGGAGTCCGCCAGCGACGAACTCTCTGACCGCAAGGACGACGTCCGGACGGCCTTCGACGACACGTACGCCGCGCTCGCGTCGCGAGCGTCCCGCGAGCAGGCGTTCGCGGCGCTGGACCTCCACGCCAAGTACGAGCGCGGCGTCAACGTCCTCGTCCTCGACGTCGACGAGACGCTGCGCTCGGCGGGCCACACTGACAACGAGATTCCCCGCGAGACCCTCCACTTGCTCACGGAGTTCCACGAGCAGGGGGTTCCTATAGTCATCTGCACGGGGCAGACTTTGGAGAACGTCAAGGGGTTCCTGATTCAGGGGCTGGGCAACGAACTCGTCCACTCCGGGAACGTCTCCATCGTCTACGAGGCCGGCACCGGCGTGTTCACGCCCGGCCACGGCCCGGACACGAAGCAACTCCTCTACGAGGGACTCGACGACGACGTACGCGGCGTCTTCGACGACGTGCGCGCGAGCGTCCTCTCGGCGGCGCCGGAGGGAATCCGACAGGGCTGTCACCTCCAAGGCAACGAGTTCAACGTCACGCTCAAACCGAACTTCGAGACGGGCAGCGAGCGCGCCCGCGACCTCATCGACGACGCGCTCCGGTACGAACTCGAACTGCTGGCCGAGTGCGTGGCGGACGCGACCGTCGAGCACGTGCGCGCGTTCTACGCCGAGCGAGACCCCGAAATCGAGGGCGTGCTCGCGGACGCCGACCAGCGCCCCGAGAACGTCACTGTCCCCGAGGACGTGCGCGCGGTGCTCGAACGAATCGACGTGGCGTACTACGAGGCCGACGCCGCGGAAATCGCGTCCAGGGAACTGAACAAGGTCGTCGGCGTGCAGGCGGCCTTCGACGTGCTCGGCGCCGACGACCCGTTCGCGCTCGTGATGGGCGACAGCAAGAGCGACCTGCGCGTGATGGAGTGGGTCGCCGAGGAGGACGCGGGCATCGCGGCGGCGCCCGACCACGCGTCCAAGCGCGTCCTCGAACACGTCTGGGACACCGACGACCTCGTCTTCGACGAGGGCGCGGCCGAGGAAGTGCTGCGGACGGCGTGGGCGCTGAATCGGCTCGCAGAACAGTAG
- a CDS encoding phosphate uptake regulator PhoU, with the protein MERRKVQVTGGSTFTVSIPKDWARDHDVEAGDEVGFHPDSGSLLLTPVSPTDTEEGTLDISGMEGDELMRAVMTMYVSGFDVLALEADRISADQRRVIRNATQSLVGLEVLEETGNRVVIQDLLDSSELSIHNAVRRMHLISTSMLGDAVDALGDRDLDVATDVIERDDDVDRLWYVVSRIFRGALRSPKVAQEIGLGRETAFDYHSSARQLERVADHAAKIANVTRDLDDDVPGEVAAALGDLEADATDIVATAMEALFTDDPDEATQLANDARADVRDIDEHTRAIDDLLHDLDPHHAQHLGLVVDSLSRSADYGGNIAETALQKSAPTPGP; encoded by the coding sequence ATGGAACGCAGGAAGGTCCAAGTCACGGGGGGTTCGACGTTCACCGTCTCGATTCCGAAAGACTGGGCGCGCGACCACGACGTCGAAGCCGGCGACGAAGTCGGCTTCCACCCCGACAGCGGGTCGCTGCTGCTGACGCCGGTCTCCCCCACGGACACCGAAGAGGGGACTCTCGACATCTCCGGGATGGAAGGCGACGAACTCATGCGCGCGGTGATGACGATGTACGTCAGCGGCTTCGACGTGCTCGCGCTCGAAGCCGACCGCATCAGCGCCGACCAGCGACGCGTCATCCGGAACGCCACCCAGAGCCTCGTCGGCCTCGAAGTCCTAGAGGAGACCGGCAACCGCGTCGTCATCCAAGACCTCCTGGACTCCTCGGAGCTGTCGATTCACAACGCCGTCCGCCGCATGCACCTCATCTCCACGTCGATGCTCGGCGACGCCGTCGACGCGCTCGGCGACCGCGACCTCGACGTCGCCACCGACGTCATCGAGCGCGACGACGACGTCGACCGCCTCTGGTACGTCGTCTCCCGCATCTTCCGCGGCGCGCTGCGCTCCCCGAAAGTCGCCCAAGAGATCGGACTCGGCCGCGAGACAGCCTTCGACTACCACTCCAGCGCCCGCCAACTGGAACGCGTCGCCGACCACGCCGCGAAAATCGCGAACGTCACCCGCGACCTCGACGACGACGTCCCCGGCGAAGTCGCGGCGGCGCTCGGCGACCTCGAAGCCGACGCCACCGACATCGTCGCCACCGCGATGGAGGCACTGTTTACCGACGACCCCGACGAAGCCACGCAACTTGCCAACGACGCGCGCGCCGACGTGCGCGACATCGACGAACACACCCGCGCAATCGACGACCTCCTGCACGACCTCGACCCCCACCACGCCCAGCACCTCGGCCTCGTCGTCGACTCGCTGTCCCGGAGCGCAGACTACGGCGGCAACATCGCCGAGACCGCGCTCCAGAAGTCCGCGCCCACGCCTGGACCGTAA
- a CDS encoding phosphoadenosine phosphosulfate reductase family protein, whose amino-acid sequence MSEDFPDYLDVDYTDGEGESPEDYPTLEDKIEKAIEVTRKGLEEYDNPAIMWTGGKDSTLTLYFVKEVAEKFDLEVPPTIFIDHFQHFDELHDFVDHWADEWDLDVVYARNEDVGDYVDANDLEPGDDIPIDALNEQNQHHVRDLLEYEEDSFPFLLDTYVGNHLLKTVALNNALEEHDVDGILSGIRWDEQEARADETFFSPRHDPDVYPPHDRIQPILQFDEAAVWDAFWFYVVPETVDEYPDDGYVPQDYDDLPNGLSHNDIPVSPKYFKGFRSLGSEISTDKSAEEPAWLQDLENTTERAGRAQDKEDLMERLRDLGYM is encoded by the coding sequence ATGAGCGAGGATTTCCCCGACTACTTGGACGTCGACTACACCGACGGCGAAGGCGAGTCCCCCGAGGACTACCCGACGCTCGAAGACAAAATCGAGAAGGCCATCGAAGTCACCCGGAAGGGCCTCGAAGAGTACGACAACCCCGCCATCATGTGGACCGGCGGGAAGGACTCCACGCTCACGCTGTACTTCGTGAAAGAGGTCGCCGAGAAGTTCGACCTCGAAGTCCCGCCAACCATCTTCATCGACCACTTCCAGCACTTCGACGAACTCCACGACTTCGTCGACCACTGGGCCGACGAGTGGGACCTCGACGTCGTCTACGCCCGCAACGAGGACGTCGGCGACTACGTCGACGCCAACGACCTCGAACCCGGCGACGACATCCCCATCGACGCGCTCAACGAACAGAACCAGCACCACGTCCGCGACCTCCTCGAATACGAGGAGGACTCGTTCCCGTTCCTGCTGGACACCTACGTCGGCAACCACCTCCTGAAGACGGTCGCGCTCAACAACGCCCTCGAAGAACACGACGTCGACGGCATCCTCTCCGGCATCCGCTGGGACGAACAGGAAGCCCGCGCCGACGAGACGTTCTTCAGCCCGCGCCACGACCCCGACGTCTACCCGCCCCACGACCGCATCCAGCCGATTCTCCAGTTCGACGAAGCCGCGGTCTGGGACGCCTTCTGGTTCTACGTCGTCCCCGAGACGGTCGACGAGTACCCCGACGACGGCTACGTCCCCCAAGACTACGACGACCTCCCGAACGGCCTCAGCCACAACGACATCCCCGTCTCCCCGAAGTACTTCAAGGGCTTCCGCTCGCTCGGCAGCGAAATCTCCACCGACAAATCCGCCGAAGAGCCCGCGTGGCTCCAAGACCTCGAAAACACCACCGAGCGCGCAGGCCGCGCCCAAGACAAAGAAGACCTCATGGAGCGCCTGCGCGACCTCGGGTATATGTAG
- the phoU gene encoding phosphate signaling complex protein PhoU: protein MPRESYQEKLDALRNDVLYMSEVVVDRLRLALEAMEQKDEQAAMDVIEGDDEVNQLYLDLEEECIDLLALQQPVAGDLRLIASSFKITTDLERVGDLATNLAEYTLDADRDMFPEVDIQAIGTTTIEMIEDAMDAYADADIDACYAIAERDDDLDERCRQASETVMRDLIETEIDVESSDEDVEALMQDVSRMLLTVRDLERVGDHAVNVAARTLYMVEKDDELIY, encoded by the coding sequence ATGCCACGAGAGAGCTACCAAGAGAAACTCGACGCGCTCCGCAACGACGTCCTCTACATGAGCGAAGTGGTCGTCGACCGCCTGCGGTTGGCGCTGGAAGCGATGGAACAGAAAGACGAACAGGCCGCGATGGACGTCATCGAGGGCGACGACGAGGTCAACCAACTGTATCTCGACCTCGAAGAGGAGTGCATCGACTTGCTCGCGCTCCAGCAGCCGGTCGCCGGCGACCTCCGACTCATCGCGTCGTCGTTCAAGATTACGACCGACCTCGAACGCGTCGGTGATCTCGCGACGAACCTCGCGGAGTACACCCTCGACGCGGACCGGGACATGTTCCCCGAGGTCGACATTCAGGCCATCGGCACGACAACCATCGAAATGATAGAGGACGCGATGGACGCGTACGCCGACGCGGACATCGACGCCTGCTACGCTATCGCCGAGCGCGACGACGACCTCGACGAGCGCTGCCGGCAAGCCTCCGAGACGGTGATGCGCGACCTCATCGAGACCGAAATCGACGTCGAATCCAGCGACGAGGACGTCGAGGCGCTGATGCAGGACGTCTCCCGGATGTTGCTGACGGTGCGGGACTTAGAGCGCGTCGGCGACCACGCCGTCAACGTCGCCGCGCGCACGCTCTACATGGTCGAGAAGGACGACGAACTCATCTACTGA
- a CDS encoding TOBE domain-containing protein has translation MDTHPEFDAYVGSDGVTLDTRDVALLRAIDDEGSLSSAAESLGRSYAHAQRRVVELEDAFGSLVERQRGGSGGGGSELTDTATELLATFERVQTSFEGVTEVAETVLSGTVVERDGELATVETDAGCVRALVPEGDGDVYLTLRADAVTLTDPADTPTPEHTSARNRFSGTVTSVETGERVARVAVDVGADDPVLALVTEDSRSRLDLEPGRDVVVSFKATATRGVPVE, from the coding sequence ATGGACACCCACCCCGAGTTCGACGCGTACGTCGGCAGCGACGGGGTGACTCTCGACACCCGTGACGTCGCGTTGCTGCGCGCAATCGACGACGAGGGCTCGCTCAGTAGCGCGGCCGAATCGCTGGGGCGCTCGTACGCACACGCCCAGCGCCGCGTCGTCGAACTGGAGGACGCGTTCGGGTCGCTCGTGGAGCGCCAGCGCGGCGGCTCCGGCGGCGGCGGCAGCGAACTCACGGACACGGCGACCGAACTACTGGCGACGTTCGAGCGCGTGCAGACGAGCTTCGAGGGCGTCACCGAGGTCGCGGAGACGGTGCTCTCGGGGACGGTCGTCGAGCGCGACGGCGAACTCGCGACCGTCGAGACGGACGCGGGGTGCGTGCGCGCGCTCGTCCCCGAGGGCGACGGCGACGTCTACCTCACGCTACGCGCGGACGCCGTCACGCTCACCGACCCCGCGGACACGCCGACGCCCGAGCACACGAGCGCGCGGAACCGCTTCTCGGGCACCGTCACCAGCGTCGAGACCGGCGAGCGCGTCGCCCGCGTCGCCGTCGACGTCGGCGCGGACGACCCGGTGCTCGCGCTCGTCACCGAGGACAGCCGCTCGCGACTCGACCTCGAACCCGGCCGCGACGTCGTCGTCTCCTTCAAAGCCACCGCGACCCGCGGCGTCCCCGTCGAGTGA
- a CDS encoding glutaredoxin has product MAFDPMDSAMEQEAVDEIVAEAIENNDVVLFMKGDARMPQCGFSKRAINLISQYRPDVHTVDALQSLDEFRVALEERSGWETIPQTFVNGEFVGGSDILAELEERGELADELNADEADVEEDAAATSPDDGVESPF; this is encoded by the coding sequence ATGGCTTTCGACCCGATGGACTCCGCGATGGAGCAGGAGGCGGTCGACGAAATCGTCGCCGAGGCGATCGAGAACAACGACGTGGTGCTGTTCATGAAGGGGGACGCGCGGATGCCCCAGTGCGGGTTCTCGAAGCGCGCAATCAACCTCATCTCGCAGTACCGACCGGACGTGCACACGGTGGACGCGCTCCAGAGCCTCGACGAGTTCCGCGTCGCGCTCGAAGAGCGCAGCGGCTGGGAGACCATCCCGCAGACGTTCGTGAACGGCGAGTTCGTGGGCGGCAGCGACATCCTCGCCGAACTGGAGGAGCGCGGCGAGCTCGCGGACGAACTGAACGCCGACGAGGCCGACGTAGAGGAGGACGCCGCGGCGACGAGCCCCGACGACGGCGTCGAGTCCCCGTTCTGA